One Caulobacter segnis genomic window carries:
- a CDS encoding acyl-CoA dehydrogenase family protein, translating to MSTADPELIEALRQTVRALCRDFPPAYWRALDREKAYPTEFVAAMTKAGLLGVLIPEEYGGGGLGLTAAAAILEEVHASGGNAAALHAQMYTMGTVLRHGSTAQKETWLPRIADGSIRLQAFGVTEPTAGTDTTSISTFARREGDTYVINGQKVWTSRAEHSDLMVLLARTTPKDQVARKADGLSVFLVDMREAKGRGLTISPIATMLNHATTEVFFDNLVIPADSLIGEAGKGFRYILDGMNAERILIGAECLGDAAWLIGKARDYANSRVVFGRPIGQNQGVQFPIARAYAQAHAARLTIYDAAARYDAGQPCGEQANIGKMLASEASWAAADMCLQTHGGFGFAEEYDIERKFRETRLYQVAPISTNLILAYVAEHVLGLPRSY from the coding sequence GTGTCGACGGCCGATCCCGAGCTGATCGAAGCCCTGCGCCAGACGGTGCGGGCCCTGTGTCGCGACTTCCCGCCCGCCTACTGGCGCGCCCTGGATCGCGAGAAGGCCTATCCGACCGAGTTCGTGGCCGCCATGACCAAGGCCGGCCTGCTGGGCGTCCTGATCCCGGAAGAGTACGGCGGCGGCGGCTTGGGCCTCACGGCGGCGGCGGCGATCCTGGAGGAGGTCCACGCCAGCGGCGGCAACGCCGCGGCCCTGCACGCTCAGATGTACACCATGGGCACGGTCCTGCGGCACGGCTCGACGGCGCAGAAGGAGACCTGGCTGCCCAGGATCGCCGACGGCTCGATCCGCTTGCAGGCCTTCGGCGTGACGGAGCCCACGGCCGGCACCGACACCACATCGATCTCGACCTTCGCCCGCCGCGAGGGCGACACCTATGTCATCAACGGTCAGAAGGTCTGGACCAGCCGGGCCGAGCATTCCGACCTGATGGTCCTGCTGGCCCGCACCACGCCCAAGGACCAGGTCGCCCGCAAGGCCGACGGCCTGTCGGTGTTCCTGGTCGACATGCGCGAAGCGAAGGGACGAGGCCTGACGATCAGTCCGATCGCCACCATGCTGAACCACGCCACGACCGAGGTGTTCTTCGACAACCTGGTGATCCCCGCCGACAGCCTGATCGGCGAAGCGGGCAAGGGCTTCCGCTACATCCTGGACGGCATGAACGCCGAGCGGATCCTGATCGGGGCCGAGTGCCTGGGCGACGCCGCCTGGCTGATCGGCAAGGCGCGGGACTACGCCAACAGCCGCGTCGTGTTCGGTCGCCCGATCGGCCAGAACCAGGGCGTGCAGTTCCCGATCGCCCGCGCCTACGCCCAGGCCCACGCCGCGCGCCTGACGATCTATGACGCCGCCGCCCGCTACGATGCGGGCCAGCCGTGCGGCGAGCAGGCCAATATCGGCAAGATGCTGGCCTCGGAGGCCTCGTGGGCGGCGGCCGACATGTGCCTGCAGACCCATGGCGGCTTCGGCTTCGCCGAGGAGTACGACATCGAGCGCAAGTTCCGCGAGACGCGCCTCTACCAGGTGGCCCCGATCTCGACGAACCTGATCCTGGCCTACGTCGCCGAGCATGTGCTCGGCCTGCCCCGGTCGTACTGA
- the pcaF gene encoding 3-oxoadipyl-CoA thiolase, which yields MTTAYLCDGIRTPFGRYGGALSKVRADDLAAIPLRALAARNPDLDLAAIDEVALGCANQAGEDNRNVARMALLLAGWPVEVPGVTVNRLCASGLEAVGYAARAILSGHNDLVIAGGVESMSRAPFVMGKADSAFSRNAEIFDTTIGWRFVNPAMRKAYGVDSMPETAENVATDHSVSREDQDAFALRSQQRAAAAQANGFLAGEITPVEIPGKAGPTIVERDEHPRETTLEALAKLKPVVREGGTVTAGNASGVNDGAVALIVASEEAVKRHGLTPRARITGYATAGVAPRVMGIGPVPAVRKLLAKTGLSIGDFDAVELNEAFAAQGLAVLRQLGLPDDGAHVNPNGGAIALGHPLGASGARLVLTALRQLEATGGKRGLATLCIGVGQGAALAFERV from the coding sequence ATGACGACCGCTTATCTGTGTGACGGGATCCGCACGCCCTTCGGACGGTATGGCGGGGCGCTGTCGAAGGTGCGGGCCGACGACTTGGCGGCGATTCCGCTGAGAGCCCTGGCGGCGCGCAACCCGGACCTGGATCTGGCGGCCATCGACGAGGTGGCGCTGGGCTGCGCCAACCAGGCCGGCGAAGACAATCGCAACGTCGCCCGCATGGCCCTGCTGCTGGCCGGCTGGCCGGTCGAGGTCCCGGGCGTCACCGTCAACCGCCTCTGCGCCTCGGGTCTGGAGGCCGTCGGCTACGCCGCTCGCGCCATCCTCTCCGGCCACAACGACCTGGTCATCGCCGGCGGCGTCGAGAGCATGAGCCGCGCCCCGTTCGTGATGGGCAAGGCCGACAGCGCCTTCTCACGCAACGCCGAGATCTTCGACACCACCATCGGCTGGCGGTTCGTCAATCCGGCCATGCGCAAGGCCTATGGCGTCGACTCCATGCCCGAGACGGCCGAGAACGTCGCCACGGACCATAGCGTCAGCCGCGAGGACCAGGACGCCTTCGCCCTGCGCAGCCAGCAGCGGGCGGCGGCCGCGCAGGCTAACGGCTTCCTGGCCGGCGAGATCACCCCGGTCGAGATTCCCGGCAAGGCCGGCCCGACGATCGTCGAGCGCGACGAGCATCCGCGCGAGACCACTCTTGAAGCCCTGGCCAAGCTGAAGCCCGTCGTCCGCGAGGGCGGCACGGTCACCGCCGGCAACGCCTCGGGCGTCAACGACGGCGCGGTGGCGCTGATCGTCGCCTCCGAAGAGGCTGTGAAGCGTCACGGCCTGACGCCGCGCGCGCGCATCACCGGCTACGCCACGGCGGGCGTCGCGCCGCGCGTGATGGGCATCGGCCCGGTCCCGGCGGTGCGCAAGCTGCTGGCCAAGACCGGCCTCTCGATCGGCGACTTCGATGCTGTCGAACTGAACGAGGCCTTCGCCGCTCAGGGCCTGGCGGTGCTGCGCCAACTGGGCCTGCCCGACGACGGCGCGCACGTGAATCCCAACGGCGGCGCCATCGCTCTCGGCCACCCGCTGGGCGCCTCGGGCGCGCGGCTGGTGCTGACCGCCCTGCGCCAGCTGGAGGCGACCGGCGGCAAGCGCGGCCTGGCCACCCTCTGCATCGGCGTCGGCCAGGGCGCGGCTCTGGCCTTCGAGCGCGTCTAG
- a CDS encoding efflux transporter outer membrane subunit yields MMFARQTRLIGAASLLVLLGACSLTPAYETPALKSAPPAQFKALEGWKTATPSDHLDRGDWWTLLGDPQLNALAERVKVDNQTIAAAEAAYRQARALVREQRSSLFPTIDLSGSGTKSGGGGTKTTTSAGGSTSAGDTQRYQVGIGASWEPDVWGRIRAGISGAKASAEASEADLAAARLSSQGELATNYLGLRRADAEIAMVQATVEGYQRALQITTNRYNAAIAPKSDVLQAQSQLANAQSTLEGLVQDRAAFENAIAVLVGEPASGFRLAADAGWKPVVPEIPVGVPSALLERRPDVAAAERRVAAANTDIGVARAAFFPTFNLSADGNSTASRLGDLFATSANTWSLGLSAAQTLFDAGARRAQVAQSRAAYDQAAANYRLTALQAFEDVENQLTAARTLERQYALQLTASQAADQTEQMLLNQYKAGQVAYTDVVTAQASALSARRTLVTTAVSRQTTAVALVQALGGGWR; encoded by the coding sequence ATGATGTTCGCCCGCCAAACTCGCCTGATCGGTGCCGCCTCCCTGCTCGTCCTGCTCGGCGCGTGTTCGCTGACGCCGGCCTACGAGACCCCCGCCCTGAAGTCCGCCCCGCCAGCCCAGTTCAAGGCCCTGGAAGGCTGGAAGACCGCCACGCCGTCCGACCACCTCGATCGCGGCGACTGGTGGACGCTGCTGGGCGATCCGCAACTGAACGCCCTGGCCGAGCGGGTGAAGGTGGACAATCAGACCATCGCCGCCGCCGAGGCCGCCTATCGCCAGGCCCGCGCTCTGGTGCGCGAGCAGCGCTCCAGCTTGTTCCCGACCATCGACCTCTCGGGCTCGGGGACCAAGTCGGGCGGCGGCGGCACGAAGACGACGACCTCCGCTGGCGGCAGCACCAGCGCCGGCGACACCCAGCGCTATCAGGTCGGCATCGGCGCCAGCTGGGAGCCCGACGTCTGGGGCCGCATTCGCGCTGGGATCAGCGGGGCCAAAGCCTCGGCCGAGGCCAGCGAGGCCGATCTCGCCGCCGCCCGCCTTTCGTCGCAAGGCGAGCTGGCGACCAACTATCTGGGCCTGCGCCGCGCCGACGCCGAGATCGCCATGGTCCAGGCTACGGTCGAGGGCTACCAGCGCGCATTGCAGATCACCACCAACCGCTATAACGCCGCCATCGCGCCTAAGTCCGACGTGCTGCAGGCCCAGAGCCAGCTGGCCAACGCCCAGTCGACCCTGGAAGGCCTGGTTCAGGATCGCGCCGCCTTCGAGAACGCCATCGCCGTTCTGGTCGGTGAGCCAGCCAGCGGCTTCCGCCTGGCGGCCGACGCCGGCTGGAAGCCGGTCGTGCCGGAGATCCCGGTCGGCGTGCCCTCGGCCTTGCTGGAGCGCCGCCCGGACGTCGCCGCCGCCGAGCGCCGCGTGGCCGCCGCCAACACCGACATCGGCGTAGCCCGCGCCGCCTTCTTCCCGACCTTCAACCTCAGCGCCGATGGCAACTCGACGGCTAGCCGGCTGGGCGACCTGTTCGCGACCTCGGCCAACACCTGGTCGCTGGGCCTGAGCGCCGCCCAGACCCTGTTCGACGCCGGCGCCCGTCGGGCCCAGGTCGCCCAGAGCCGTGCGGCCTACGACCAGGCCGCCGCCAACTATCGCCTGACCGCCCTGCAGGCCTTCGAGGACGTCGAAAACCAGCTGACCGCCGCCCGCACCCTGGAGCGGCAGTACGCCCTGCAGCTGACCGCCTCCCAGGCCGCCGACCAGACCGAGCAGATGCTGCTGAACCAGTACAAGGCCGGCCAGGTCGCCTATACGGACGTGGTCACGGCCCAGGCCTCCGCCCTGTCGGCTCGACGCACCTTGGTGACGACGGCGGTCTCCCGTCAGACGACGGCGGTGGCCCTGGTCCAGGCCCTGGGCGGCGGCTGGCGCTGA
- a CDS encoding efflux RND transporter permease subunit — MNLSGPFIRRPVATVLLTIGLALAGVFAFFVLPVSPLPQVDYPTISVSASLSGASPETMASSVATPLERRLGVISGVNEMTSQSSSGSTRVTLQFDLNRKIDGAAREVQAAINAARADLPATLRSNPTYRKMNPSDAPVIILALTSDTKTPGQIYDAVSNVVAQRIAQVNGVGDVEIGGGSLPAVRISANPFLLNKYGVSMEDVRAAIQSANANRPKGALEGSGQRYQIYTSGAGRKAADYAGLIVAWRGDAGIKLSDVAEVTDSVADTRTLGLFNGKPAIIVLITRQPGANIIQTVDSVRAALPELRAQLPGDINVQVASDSTNSIRASLHEIEITLLITIVLVVLVVSAFLRSARATFIPATATIISLLGTFGVMYLMGFSLNNLSLMAITVATGFVVDDAIVVLENTQRHIEKGMDRFQAALLGAREVGFTVLSISISLVAVFIPLLFMGGQVGRLFREFAVTLSAAVMISLVISLTTTPMMCAYLLRPERKEKEGRVARFFERAFTFVHRMYEHSLDWALAAKPLVILILVAVIAMTAWLYIAVPKGFFPQQDSGQLMAGIRADQSVSSQAMQQKLRSVVDIIRKDPAVDTVVGFTGGNRAGGGFMFVNLKPVGERKEKGSAVIARLRPKLQKVTGVSIFLNPVQDLRMGGRSSNSTYQYTLTSDNSADLKAWSAKLAEAMKAHDDVLTDVDSDQQENGVETLVTIDRDSASRLGVTPRAVDNALYNAFGQRQVATIYEDVNQYAVILEWQQKFAQGPEALNDVYVPTTSTSSTTTETTSSTTSVNPALRDASTGSALNTSATAMAPLPTIASVAQNATPTSVNHQNGELATTVSFNLVDGKTLADARAAVTQAEAEIGMPTTVRGSFQGQARQAAEQNNQQPLLILAAIVAIYIVLGILYESYVHPITVLSTLPAAGVGAVIALLIFKMEFSIIALIGVFLLLGIVKKNAILIIDFALDAQRSRGLSAQEAAREASLLRFRPILMTTLAAALGALPLAIGFGEGAELRRPLGVAIIGGLIASQLLTLITTPVVYVYLDRLRGKARDKDERHLAHHPTTPEPA; from the coding sequence GTGAACCTGTCGGGTCCCTTCATCCGGCGGCCGGTCGCCACGGTCCTGCTGACCATCGGCCTGGCCTTGGCCGGCGTCTTCGCCTTCTTCGTGCTGCCGGTCTCGCCCCTGCCGCAGGTGGACTATCCAACCATCTCGGTGTCGGCCAGCCTGTCGGGGGCCAGCCCCGAGACCATGGCCTCCAGTGTCGCCACGCCGCTGGAGCGCCGGCTGGGCGTGATCTCCGGCGTCAACGAGATGACCTCGCAGAGCTCCAGCGGCTCGACCCGGGTCACCCTGCAGTTCGACCTGAACCGCAAGATCGACGGCGCCGCACGCGAGGTGCAGGCGGCGATCAACGCCGCCCGCGCCGATCTCCCGGCCACGCTGCGCAGCAACCCGACCTATCGCAAGATGAACCCGTCGGACGCGCCGGTGATCATCCTGGCCCTGACCTCCGACACCAAGACTCCCGGCCAGATCTATGACGCGGTGTCGAACGTCGTCGCCCAGCGCATCGCCCAGGTGAACGGCGTCGGCGACGTCGAGATCGGCGGCGGCTCGCTGCCGGCGGTGCGGATCTCGGCCAACCCGTTCCTGCTGAACAAGTACGGCGTCAGCATGGAAGACGTCCGCGCCGCCATCCAGTCGGCCAACGCCAACCGCCCCAAGGGCGCGCTGGAGGGCAGCGGCCAGCGCTATCAGATCTACACCAGCGGCGCGGGCCGCAAGGCCGCCGACTACGCCGGCCTGATCGTGGCCTGGCGTGGCGACGCCGGCATCAAGCTGTCCGACGTCGCCGAGGTCACCGACAGCGTCGCCGACACCCGCACCCTGGGTCTGTTCAACGGCAAGCCGGCGATCATCGTGCTGATCACCCGCCAGCCCGGCGCCAACATCATCCAGACCGTCGACAGCGTCCGCGCCGCCCTGCCCGAGCTGCGCGCGCAGCTGCCCGGCGACATCAACGTCCAGGTGGCCAGCGACAGCACCAACTCGATCCGCGCCTCGCTGCACGAGATCGAGATCACCCTGCTGATCACCATCGTGCTGGTGGTGCTGGTGGTCAGCGCCTTCCTGCGCAGCGCCCGGGCGACCTTCATCCCGGCGACGGCGACGATCATCTCGCTGCTGGGCACGTTCGGCGTGATGTACCTGATGGGCTTCTCGCTGAACAACCTCAGCCTGATGGCCATCACCGTGGCCACCGGCTTCGTGGTCGACGACGCCATCGTTGTGCTGGAGAACACCCAGCGCCACATCGAAAAGGGCATGGACCGCTTCCAGGCCGCCCTGCTGGGCGCGCGGGAGGTCGGCTTCACTGTGCTGTCGATCAGCATCTCGCTGGTCGCGGTGTTCATCCCGTTGCTGTTCATGGGCGGCCAGGTCGGGCGGCTGTTCCGCGAGTTCGCCGTCACCCTGTCGGCGGCGGTGATGATCTCGCTGGTCATCTCCCTGACCACCACGCCGATGATGTGCGCCTATCTGCTGCGTCCCGAGCGCAAGGAGAAGGAGGGGCGCGTCGCCCGGTTCTTCGAGCGCGCCTTCACCTTCGTCCACCGGATGTACGAGCACAGCCTGGACTGGGCGCTGGCGGCCAAGCCGCTGGTGATCCTGATCCTGGTCGCCGTCATCGCCATGACCGCCTGGCTCTATATCGCCGTCCCCAAGGGCTTCTTCCCTCAGCAGGACAGCGGGCAGTTGATGGCCGGCATCCGCGCCGACCAGAGCGTCTCGTCCCAGGCCATGCAGCAGAAGCTCCGGTCCGTGGTCGACATCATCCGCAAGGACCCCGCGGTCGACACCGTGGTCGGCTTCACCGGCGGCAATCGCGCCGGCGGCGGCTTCATGTTCGTCAACCTCAAGCCCGTCGGCGAGCGCAAGGAGAAGGGCTCGGCCGTCATCGCTCGCCTGCGCCCGAAACTGCAGAAGGTGACGGGGGTGTCGATCTTCCTGAACCCCGTGCAGGACTTGCGCATGGGCGGCCGATCCAGCAACTCGACCTACCAGTACACCCTGACCAGCGATAACAGCGCCGACCTCAAGGCATGGTCCGCCAAGCTGGCCGAGGCGATGAAGGCGCACGACGACGTGCTGACCGACGTCGACTCCGACCAGCAGGAAAACGGCGTCGAGACCCTGGTCACCATCGACCGCGATAGCGCCTCCCGCCTGGGCGTCACGCCCCGGGCCGTCGACAATGCGCTCTACAACGCCTTTGGCCAGCGTCAGGTCGCGACGATCTACGAGGACGTCAACCAGTACGCCGTGATCCTGGAATGGCAGCAGAAGTTCGCCCAGGGTCCCGAGGCGCTGAACGACGTCTATGTGCCGACCACGTCGACCAGCTCGACGACGACCGAGACCACGTCCAGCACGACCAGCGTCAATCCGGCCTTGCGGGACGCCTCGACCGGCTCGGCCCTCAACACCTCGGCCACGGCCATGGCGCCCTTGCCGACCATCGCCAGCGTCGCCCAGAACGCCACCCCGACATCGGTCAACCACCAGAACGGCGAGCTGGCCACGACGGTCTCGTTCAACCTGGTCGACGGCAAGACCCTGGCCGACGCCCGCGCCGCGGTGACCCAGGCCGAGGCCGAGATCGGCATGCCGACCACCGTGCGCGGCAGTTTCCAAGGCCAGGCCCGCCAGGCCGCCGAACAGAACAACCAGCAGCCCTTGCTGATCCTGGCCGCCATCGTGGCGATCTACATCGTGCTGGGCATTCTCTACGAGAGCTACGTCCACCCGATCACGGTGCTGTCCACCCTGCCCGCCGCCGGCGTCGGGGCGGTGATCGCCCTGCTGATCTTCAAGATGGAGTTCTCGATCATCGCCCTGATCGGGGTCTTCCTGCTGTTGGGCATCGTCAAGAAGAACGCCATCCTGATCATCGACTTCGCCCTGGACGCCCAGCGCAGCCGGGGCCTGTCCGCCCAGGAAGCGGCCCGCGAGGCCAGCTTGCTGCGCTTCCGCCCGATCCTGATGACCACCCTGGCCGCCGCCTTGGGCGCCCTGCCCCTGGCCATCGGCTTTGGCGAGGGCGCCGAGCTGCGCCGCCCGCTGGGCGTGGCCATCATCGGCGGCCTGATCGCCAGCCAGCTCCTGACCCTGATCACCACCCCCGTGGTCTATGTCTATCTCGACCGTCTGCGCGGCAAGGCGCGCGACAAGGACGAGCGGCATCTGGCCCACCACCCGACGACGCCGGAACCCGCATGA
- a CDS encoding multidrug efflux RND transporter permease subunit produces MNPSRPFIQRPVATALFMAAIVLAGLVGFRLLPLSALPQVDYPTIQVQTLYPGASPEVMSQTVTAPLERQLGEMSGLSRMSSVSTAGASVITLQFDLGETLDVAEQEVQAAINASNSLLPADLPAPPVYAKVNPADAPVLTLAITSDTLPLTEVQNLVNTRLAQKISQVSGVGLVSLSGGQRPAMRIQADTQAMSSYGLTLSDVQTAISNSNANSAKGSFDGPTRSYTINANDQLLSVNDYKNLIVTYKDGAPVRLSDIAQVVQSAENTRLGAWANKTPAIIVNVQRQPGANVIKTVDAIKAKLPELQAGLPATLDVKVLADRTTGIRASVHHVEIELLLAVVLVVLVIFFFLHSLRATVIASLAVPISLIGSCGVMYLLDFSLNNLSLMALTIATGFVVDDAIVMIENISRHLERGEKPMEAALKGAKEIGFTIISLTISLIAVLIPLLFMGDVVGRLFREFAISLAITILISAVVSLTLTPMLSARWLKPHEGEDAKGVGKKAQDLFEKVEARYERALAWVLERQTATLVVAVATLALTGLLYLVIPKGLFPTQDTGQLQARTEMAQSVSYDRMADLQQRAAEAILDDPAVENVASFIGVDGANNAMLHTGQMQINLKADRSGSQDKIMQRLRERVANVPGVTLYLQPTQDLTIDAETGPTQYRLSLEGADTATIKEWAGKLTAQLAKVKAVRNVYSDASATGQAAYVDIDRDTAARLSITASDVDDALYSAFGQRIVSTIFTETNQYRVILEAKPGVLTDPTTLGNLNLKTGGGSPAPLAAFSTIKTQQSPLQVTHVAQFPATTIGFDTAPGVSLGHAVDEVRKTMKAIDMPASVTTTYLGAAGAYQNSLSNQLWLILAAVVCVYIVLGVLYESYIHPLTILSTLPSAGVGALLALWITGNDLGVIGIIGIILLIGIVKKNAIMMIDFAIDAEREQGKSPRDAIFQAAILRFRPILMTTLAALFAAVPLMLGFGEGAELRRPLGIAIFGGLLLSQLLTMFTTPVVYLAFDRLAPAARHRRTNEEPHADRVDPDPIPGAPS; encoded by the coding sequence ATGAACCCCTCGCGTCCCTTCATCCAGAGGCCGGTCGCCACGGCCCTGTTCATGGCCGCCATCGTCCTGGCGGGCCTGGTCGGCTTCCGGCTGCTGCCGCTGTCGGCCCTGCCCCAGGTCGACTACCCCACGATCCAGGTCCAGACCCTCTATCCGGGCGCCAGTCCCGAGGTGATGAGCCAGACCGTCACCGCTCCGCTGGAACGCCAGCTGGGCGAGATGTCGGGCCTGTCGCGGATGAGCTCGGTCAGCACGGCCGGCGCCTCGGTGATCACCCTGCAGTTCGATCTGGGCGAGACCCTGGACGTCGCCGAGCAGGAGGTGCAGGCCGCCATCAACGCCAGCAACTCCCTGCTGCCGGCCGACCTGCCCGCTCCGCCGGTCTACGCCAAGGTCAACCCGGCCGACGCGCCGGTCCTGACCCTGGCCATCACCTCCGACACCCTGCCGCTGACCGAGGTGCAGAACCTGGTCAACACGCGCCTGGCCCAGAAGATCAGCCAGGTTTCCGGCGTCGGCCTCGTGTCGCTGTCGGGCGGGCAGCGCCCGGCCATGCGCATCCAGGCCGACACCCAGGCGATGTCCAGCTACGGCCTGACCCTGTCGGACGTGCAGACGGCGATCAGCAACAGCAACGCCAACAGCGCCAAGGGCAGCTTCGACGGTCCCACCCGCAGCTACACGATCAACGCCAATGACCAGCTGCTGAGCGTCAACGACTACAAGAACCTGATCGTCACCTACAAGGACGGCGCCCCGGTCCGCCTGAGCGACATCGCCCAGGTCGTGCAGAGCGCCGAGAACACCCGTCTGGGCGCCTGGGCCAACAAGACCCCGGCCATCATCGTCAACGTCCAGCGCCAGCCCGGCGCCAACGTCATCAAGACCGTCGACGCCATCAAGGCCAAGCTGCCCGAGCTGCAGGCCGGCCTTCCGGCCACTCTGGACGTCAAGGTCCTGGCCGACCGCACCACCGGCATCCGCGCCTCGGTGCACCACGTCGAGATCGAGCTCCTGCTGGCCGTGGTGCTGGTGGTGCTGGTGATCTTCTTCTTCCTGCACAGCCTGCGCGCCACGGTGATCGCCAGCCTGGCCGTGCCGATCTCGCTGATCGGCTCGTGCGGGGTGATGTACCTGCTGGACTTCTCGCTGAACAATCTGAGCCTGATGGCCCTGACCATCGCGACCGGCTTCGTCGTCGACGACGCCATCGTCATGATCGAGAACATCAGCCGCCATCTCGAGCGCGGCGAAAAACCCATGGAAGCGGCGCTGAAGGGGGCGAAGGAGATCGGCTTCACGATCATCTCGCTGACCATCTCGCTGATCGCGGTGCTGATCCCGCTGCTGTTCATGGGCGACGTGGTCGGCCGCCTGTTCCGCGAGTTCGCCATCAGCCTGGCCATCACCATCCTGATCTCGGCCGTGGTCTCCCTCACCCTGACGCCGATGCTGTCGGCCCGCTGGCTGAAGCCGCACGAGGGCGAGGACGCCAAGGGCGTCGGCAAGAAGGCTCAGGACCTGTTCGAGAAGGTCGAGGCTCGCTACGAGCGCGCCCTGGCCTGGGTGCTGGAGCGCCAGACCGCGACCCTGGTCGTGGCCGTCGCCACCCTGGCTCTGACCGGCCTGCTGTACTTGGTGATCCCCAAGGGCCTGTTCCCGACCCAGGACACCGGCCAGCTGCAGGCCCGCACCGAGATGGCCCAGTCGGTCAGCTACGACCGCATGGCCGACCTGCAGCAACGGGCGGCCGAGGCGATCCTGGACGACCCGGCCGTCGAGAACGTCGCTTCGTTCATCGGGGTCGACGGCGCCAACAACGCCATGCTCCACACCGGCCAGATGCAGATCAACCTGAAGGCCGACCGCTCGGGTTCGCAGGACAAGATCATGCAGCGGCTGCGCGAGCGCGTGGCCAACGTCCCGGGCGTGACCCTCTATCTCCAGCCCACCCAGGACCTGACCATCGACGCCGAGACGGGACCCACCCAGTACCGCCTGTCGCTGGAAGGCGCCGACACCGCCACGATCAAGGAATGGGCCGGCAAGCTGACCGCCCAGCTGGCCAAGGTCAAAGCGGTCCGCAACGTCTATTCCGACGCCTCGGCGACCGGCCAGGCGGCCTATGTCGACATCGACCGCGACACCGCCGCGCGCCTGTCGATCACGGCTTCCGACGTCGACGACGCGTTGTACAGCGCCTTCGGCCAGCGGATCGTCTCGACCATCTTCACCGAGACCAACCAGTACCGCGTCATCCTGGAGGCCAAGCCGGGCGTCCTGACCGACCCGACCACCCTGGGCAACCTGAACCTCAAGACCGGCGGCGGCTCGCCCGCCCCGCTGGCGGCCTTCTCGACCATCAAGACCCAGCAGTCGCCGCTGCAGGTCACCCACGTCGCCCAGTTCCCGGCCACCACGATCGGCTTCGACACCGCGCCGGGCGTCTCGCTGGGCCACGCGGTCGACGAGGTGCGCAAGACCATGAAGGCGATCGATATGCCGGCCTCGGTGACCACCACCTACCTGGGCGCGGCGGGGGCCTATCAGAACTCGCTGTCCAACCAGCTGTGGCTGATCCTGGCGGCCGTGGTCTGCGTCTACATCGTGCTGGGCGTGCTCTACGAGAGCTACATCCACCCGCTGACCATCCTGTCGACCCTGCCCTCGGCCGGGGTCGGGGCGCTGCTGGCCCTGTGGATCACCGGCAACGACCTGGGCGTCATCGGGATCATCGGCATCATCCTCTTGATCGGCATCGTCAAGAAGAACGCGATCATGATGATCGACTTCGCGATCGACGCCGAGCGCGAGCAGGGCAAGAGCCCTCGGGACGCGATCTTCCAGGCGGCCATTCTGCGCTTCCGGCCGATCCTGATGACCACCCTGGCGGCCCTGTTCGCGGCCGTGCCGCTGATGCTGGGCTTCGGCGAAGGCGCCGAGCTGCGTCGTCCGCTGGGCATCGCCATCTTCGGCGGCCTGCTGCTGAGCCAGCTGCTGACCATGTTCACGACCCCGGTCGTCTACCTGGCCTTCGACCGCCTGGCCCCGGCCGCGCGCCACAGGCGGACCAACGAGGAACCGCACGCCGACCGCGTCGATCCGGATCCGATCCCGGGGGCGCCGTCGTGA